The DNA window TGACCATAGACATACTCGTTCATACCCTTGACCTGATCTTTGGTCAGGCTGTCGAAGTACACGCCGTCATCCTCGATGCGGGCCATGCCCACCGGAATCACGACTTCCTTGCTGGTAAACCAGTTGCCCACCTCGACCACGAAGTAACGGATGTTCCCGCCTTCCTCGGTCAGCGCCTCGCGCACCGTGCCGACGTGTTCGCCATTCGAGGCATAGGCGCGCTTTCCGATAAAGTCGTAGTGGTCGTTGCCACCCAGGTCGTAGTTCGCGGTCGCGGATCAGGTCAGAAACGGGAATCAAAGTCGCCATGATAAGTTCTCCTTAGATAGTGAGGTGGACACGTCTACTGTCCTGACCCCACTTTCGTAGAAGTTCCCCCGGATAGTTCATGACTCCGCTCAATGGTAACTAAAGGTGCAGAGCTATAAAGCCTGTATCAAGGCCGATAAAGACGATAGAACCGCACACCACGCTGATTTACGGTTGGTGCCGTCTTTCAGTTCGGGAAGGGTGAGAAGAGAAAAGGCCGATGGAAAGGAGAGTTTCCACCGAACCTTCATGCAAACGGGCGCTGCATTTAAATGTGGGAGCGCAGAGCGACAATGTCGCCTGATCGAATTGGCTTCAGTCGGTTCCAAGCGGCAACGAGGCGCTTCCAGACTGGCGCGTTCCGTTCTGCCGCTCGGACGTGCGAAGACGCAGCATGCTGGGCAGGAACACAGCCAGGCTGACGACCGTGAAAGGCAATAACACCAGCGGCGCAGCCTGCACGAAGCCGAAGTGAGTCTTGACGAAGCTGAACATCAGGGGGAGGAAGAACCCGCCCAGGCCGCCCAGCAGCCCGACCAGACCGCCCACCACGCCCATTTCTGCCGGGAAGTGGTTGCTGACCAGCTTATAGGTGCTGGCCTTGCCGATGCCCATGCCCACGCCGAGCAGCAGCGTCAGGGCCAGGAAAGGTGTCAGGGCGTAGCTGGCACTCAGGCTGAGCGGCACGAGCGCCAGCAGCATCAGCGCGAAGGCGGCGACAGTGGTGCCGCGTGCTCCGAAGCGGTCGGACAGATAGCCTCCGAGCGGACGCAGCAGGCTGGCGGGAAAGATGAACAGCGCGGTCAACAGGCCTGCTTTGGGCAGCGTCACGGCGTAATGATCGACATAGTATTTGGGCAGATACAGGCTGAGCGCCACATACGCCCCGAAAAAGACGACGTAGTACAGCCCGAACCGCCACACCTGGGCCACCCGCAGCGGCGCGAGCCACTGAGCGACGGTGCGCGGCGCACGCACCCTGTCTGGATCGGCGGGGGTAGAGAGCTGAACGAACACGGCCGTTACGAGGAGCAGGCCCGCGAACAGCAGCGGCACGGTACGCCAGCCGCCCGGAATGAGCGCTCCGGCAGCGCCAGCAGGCACGGCAGCGATCAGCAGCGGGGCGAGCAGCTTGGTGATGCTGGCCCCCGCATTGCCCGCCCCGAAGGTGCCCAGCGCCAGCCCACGGGTTTCGGGGCCGACCCACTGAGCGATCCAGGCGCTACCCACCGCGAAGCTCACGCCAGCCAGTCCCACCAGCGGAGCCAGCCACAGCAGCGCGGGATAGCCGGGCGCGTAGGCGACAGCCAGCGATGCCAGCGCCGTCAGAACCGTCAGGAGGATGAAGGGGCGTTTGCCGCCGAATCGGTCAGCCAGGATGCCGCCGGGCAGCCGCAGCAGCGAACCGGTCAGCACTGGCAGCGCCGTCAGCAGCGTGAACTGGGCATCGGTCAGGTGAAACTGCTTCCTCATCGGCAGTCCGATGATGGCGAACATCACCCACACGGCGAACATCATGGTGAACCCCACGGTGGAGGCAGTGACGACGCGGGCAGCGGCGCGGGCGGGCACAGACGGAGCAGGTACGGTCATGGCATCTCCTTGAGAGGGCGAGTGGACTTTACAGCGGGTGAGCTCGACGGAATTTCGACCTATCTGCCGTCTCCGGGTACGGGGAGGGGCGTCAGGGCTGACAGCAGGCGCAGGGGAGGTGAGTGGCCGGGCAGAACCGGTTGCTGAACGCTGGCACCCACGGCCCCCGATTTGAAGGCGGGCATGCGGCTGTAGGGGTCGAGGGCGTGGGCACTCGTCAGTTCGTTGGCGCTGCCGGGCCAGTGAAAGGCGACGAAGGCGACACCGGGGCGCACCTTGGGGGTGAGCTGGGCAGGCAAGACCGTCTCGCCGTGCGGCCCGCTGAGGTGAACGCTCTGCCCGTGCGAAATCCCGTGCTGCCGCGCCGTTTCGGGGTGCATCTGCACTTCCGGCGTTCCCCTGAGCGCGGGATTTCGGCGGCTCTGAGTGCCGCTCTGGTACTGGTTGCCGATCCGCCCGGTGGTCAGCGTCAGAGGAGCGCGTTCGGGCACGCTCATCTGGACAGCGTGCAGCTGCGCCCGTCCGCTGGCAGTGGCATAGGGTGCGAAATACGGGTGCGGCGTTCCCGAATGCTGCGCGTGGGGAACAGGCCACTGAAACGTGCCGGTATCGAGCCGCTCGGCACTCAGACCGCTGTAATCGGCCTTTCCGCCAGCGGTGGCAGCGAAGAATTCCTGCTGAAGCGCCGCGAAATCGGAATACTGGAACTTCTCGCCGCGCCCCACTGCCCTTGCCAGATCGCACAGGATGCGCCAGTCCTCGCGGGCCAGACCCGGCACCGTCATGGCGCGGCGTCGGCGCTGCACGCGGCCTTCGAGGTTGGTGGTGGTGCCTTCTTCCTCGGCCCACATGCTGCCGGGCAGCACCAGATCGGCCATCAGCGCCGTCTCGGACGGCAGCACGTCGATTACCACCAGGAAATCGAGCGCCGCCAGCTTTTCGCGGACCAGTGCCGCGCCGGGTGCACTCACCGCCGGATTGCTGCCGATGACTACCAACGCCTCGATCTCGTCGCCGCACGACAGCAGCAGTTCCTGAGCGCTCTTGCCCACACCCGGCAGAGCGCTTTCCGGCACGCCCCAGAAGGCCGCCATATGGGCGCGGTCTGCTGGACTGTTCAGGTGGCGGTAGCCGGGCAACTGATCGTTTTTCTGCCCGTGTTCACGCCCGCCCTGGCCATTGCCCTGGCCGGTCAGGGTGCCGTAGCCACCGCCGGGCTTGCCGAAATGCCCGCTCAGAAACGCCAGATTGATCAGAGCCGAAACCGTGTCGGTGCCGTTCGTCTGCTGCTCGGG is part of the Deinococcus sp. KNUC1210 genome and encodes:
- a CDS encoding molybdopterin oxidoreductase family protein, which encodes MSGGGRHCLQKGLSALSDLRHPDRLTTPLLRIDGELREVSWETALAAFAARVGPLLDTSPARLGVFGSGALTNEKSYLLGKLARVGFGTPNIDYNGRFCMSSAATAMNRSFGLDRGLGFPLADVAKADLILLFGANIAETLPPLMQFLKAAKDRGATIVNIDPRSTPGLSQLHLNLYPGTDHLLAGLLLKLMGEWGRLRPSAPADGQSEVLDSVAHLTPEQVAAACGLDLDDVLKVARLYAQAQHPLILSGRGPEQQTNGTDTVSALINLAFLSGHFGKPGGGYGTLTGQGNGQGGREHGQKNDQLPGYRHLNSPADRAHMAAFWGVPESALPGVGKSAQELLLSCGDEIEALVVIGSNPAVSAPGAALVREKLAALDFLVVIDVLPSETALMADLVLPGSMWAEEEGTTTNLEGRVQRRRRAMTVPGLAREDWRILCDLARAVGRGEKFQYSDFAALQQEFFAATAGGKADYSGLSAERLDTGTFQWPVPHAQHSGTPHPYFAPYATASGRAQLHAVQMSVPERAPLTLTTGRIGNQYQSGTQSRRNPALRGTPEVQMHPETARQHGISHGQSVHLSGPHGETVLPAQLTPKVRPGVAFVAFHWPGSANELTSAHALDPYSRMPAFKSGAVGASVQQPVLPGHSPPLRLLSALTPLPVPGDGR
- a CDS encoding nitrate/nitrite transporter, with the protein product MTVPAPSVPARAAARVVTASTVGFTMMFAVWVMFAIIGLPMRKQFHLTDAQFTLLTALPVLTGSLLRLPGGILADRFGGKRPFILLTVLTALASLAVAYAPGYPALLWLAPLVGLAGVSFAVGSAWIAQWVGPETRGLALGTFGAGNAGASITKLLAPLLIAAVPAGAAGALIPGGWRTVPLLFAGLLLVTAVFVQLSTPADPDRVRAPRTVAQWLAPLRVAQVWRFGLYYVVFFGAYVALSLYLPKYYVDHYAVTLPKAGLLTALFIFPASLLRPLGGYLSDRFGARGTTVAAFALMLLALVPLSLSASYALTPFLALTLLLGVGMGIGKASTYKLVSNHFPAEMGVVGGLVGLLGGLGGFFLPLMFSFVKTHFGFVQAAPLVLLPFTVVSLAVFLPSMLRLRTSERQNGTRQSGSASLPLGTD